From the Erythrolamprus reginae isolate rEryReg1 chromosome Z, rEryReg1.hap1, whole genome shotgun sequence genome, one window contains:
- the LOC139153956 gene encoding olfactory receptor 6F1-like, which produces MELFNQGQLNSTRVTEFILLGFPGSPHLQFFILILFFTMYILTILGNFSIMLLVITYQHLHTPMYFFLCNLSFLEIWYTTASIPKIFAIFLERNRSISFSGCVLQMYFIFSFGCTEHFLIATMAYDRYLAICYPLHYSTIMNISLSCKLACGCWLGGFLVICIPAYLVTTVSFCGPNVINNFYCNLDSWIILSCTDTQFIEITAFFIAIFVIVGSCMMTFLSYIYIISTILRIPSTKGRQKAFSTCSSHLAVVIIWYGSAIFLFVKPSKQTSLEKTKVVSIFSLIVVPLLNPFIYTLRNREVRDILRNVFHSDKF; this is translated from the coding sequence ATGGAATTGTTCAACCAAGGACAGCTAAATAGCACAAGAGTGACAGAATTCATTCTTCTTGGTTTTCCAGGCTCACCACATCTTCAGTTTTTCatcttaattctattttttacCATGTACATTCTCACTATTTTAGGGAATTTCTCTATCATGCTTCTTGTAATAACATATCAACACCTCCATACAcctatgtatttctttctttGCAACCTTTCTTTCTTGGAAATATGGTACACAACAGCCTCTATCCCCAAGATCTTTGCAATTTTTTTGGAGAGAAACAGAAGTATCTCTTTCTCTGGCTGTGTTCTACAgatgtatttcattttttcttttggaTGCACTGAACATTTTCTGATAGCTACAATGGCTTATGACAGATATTTGGCCATATGTTATCCTTTGCATTACAGTACTATCATGAATATTAGCCTATCTTGTAAGTTGGCCTGTGGATGTTGGTTGGGGGGTTTCCTTGTTATTTGTATACCTGCCTACCTAGTTACAACAGTATCTTTCTGTGGGCCCAATGTGATCAATAATTTCTATTGTAATCTTGATTCCTGGATCATACTCTCCTGTACAGATACTCAGTTTATTGAGATAACAGCTTTTTTCATAGCTATTTTTGTCATTGTAGGCTCCTGTATGATGACCTTTCTTTCCTATATATACATTATTTCCACAATCTTGCGCATCCCTTCCACCAAAGGTCGACAAAAAGCTTTTTCCACATGTTCTTCTCACCTTGCCGTTGTGATCATTTGGTATGGCTCCGCCATATTCCTTTTTGTCAAACCTTCTAAACAGACCTCTTTAGAGAAAACCAAAGTTGTAAGCATCTTTAGCCTTATTGTAGTCCCACTGCTGAATCCTTTCATCTATACATTAAGAAACAGAGAAGTTAGAGATATTTTGAGGAATGTATTTCACAGTGATAAATTTTGA